In Plantibacter sp. PA-3-X8, one DNA window encodes the following:
- a CDS encoding amino acid permease encodes MSIWRTKSIEDSLADSSVEGRSLKRTLGTWDLMIMGVAVAVGAGIFSVGAKAAGNYAGPSVSLAFILAAVTCALAIMCYAEFASTVPVAGSAYTFTYATLGELLAWIIGWDLILEMLTAAAVIAKYWGIYLSNVFLLWGWDVPSELDVFGLKVSWGAFVIVAIFTTLLVLGTKLSSRVASVFTIIKVAIVIFVIVVGAFFVKAANYTPFIPDEVPTKGGASDAWSQSLFSFMTGAAPAQYGVFGLLAGASLVFFAFIGFDVVATSAEEVKNPQRNLPRGIFGGLAIVTVLYVGVSLVLTGMVPYTTLAEAEDPSLATAFIAVGADWAAQVISIGILAGLTTVIMVLLLGLARVVFAMSRDGLLPRSLSVTSEKRKTPVRVQLIVGALVALIAGLTDVGILEEMINIGTLSAFVLVSIAVIVLRKKYPKLPRAFRVPWSPFLPILSAVLCVWLMLNLTTLTWVRFLVWLALGFIIYFAYSRRHSIVGKKARGELVE; translated from the coding sequence ATGAGCATCTGGCGGACGAAGAGCATCGAGGACTCCCTCGCGGATTCCAGCGTCGAAGGGCGCAGTCTGAAGCGCACCCTCGGCACCTGGGATCTCATGATCATGGGTGTCGCGGTCGCGGTCGGTGCCGGCATCTTCTCCGTCGGAGCCAAGGCTGCGGGCAACTACGCGGGCCCGTCCGTGTCGCTCGCGTTCATCCTCGCGGCCGTCACCTGTGCCCTCGCCATCATGTGCTACGCGGAGTTCGCCTCCACGGTGCCCGTCGCCGGCTCCGCCTACACCTTCACCTACGCCACCCTCGGTGAGCTCCTCGCGTGGATCATCGGATGGGACCTCATCCTGGAGATGCTCACGGCGGCCGCCGTCATCGCCAAGTACTGGGGCATCTACCTCAGCAACGTCTTCCTGCTCTGGGGCTGGGACGTGCCGAGCGAGCTCGACGTCTTCGGGCTCAAGGTCAGCTGGGGCGCGTTCGTCATCGTCGCGATCTTCACCACCCTGCTCGTCCTCGGGACGAAGCTGTCCTCGCGTGTCGCGAGCGTCTTCACGATCATCAAGGTCGCGATCGTCATCTTCGTCATCGTCGTCGGCGCCTTCTTCGTCAAGGCGGCGAACTACACGCCGTTCATCCCCGACGAGGTCCCGACGAAGGGCGGGGCGTCCGACGCCTGGTCGCAGTCGCTGTTCTCCTTCATGACGGGGGCAGCGCCCGCGCAGTACGGCGTCTTCGGTCTGCTCGCCGGTGCCTCACTCGTCTTCTTCGCCTTCATCGGGTTCGACGTCGTCGCCACGAGCGCGGAAGAGGTCAAGAACCCGCAGCGCAACCTGCCACGCGGCATCTTCGGTGGCCTCGCCATCGTGACCGTCCTCTACGTCGGCGTGAGCCTCGTCCTCACCGGCATGGTGCCGTACACGACGCTCGCCGAGGCTGAGGACCCCTCACTCGCGACGGCGTTCATCGCGGTGGGCGCGGACTGGGCGGCGCAGGTGATCTCGATCGGCATCCTCGCCGGCCTGACGACCGTCATCATGGTGCTCCTGCTCGGCCTCGCCCGCGTGGTCTTCGCCATGAGCCGCGACGGCCTGCTCCCGCGCTCGCTCAGCGTCACCTCCGAGAAGCGCAAGACACCCGTGCGGGTGCAGCTCATCGTCGGCGCGCTCGTCGCGCTGATCGCCGGCCTGACCGACGTGGGCATCCTCGAAGAGATGATCAACATCGGGACGCTCTCCGCGTTCGTGCTCGTCAGCATCGCGGTGATCGTGCTGCGGAAGAAGTACCCGAAGCTGCCACGCGCGTTCCGCGTCCCGTGGTCGCCGTTCCTCCCGATCCTCTCAGCGGTGCTCTGCGTCTGGCTCATGCTCAACCTGACGACGCTCACCTGGGTGCGGTTCCTCGTCTGGCTGGCGCTCGGCTTCATCATCTACTTCGCCTACAGCCGCCGGCATTCCATCGTCGGCAAGAAGGCGCGGGGCGAGCTCGTCGAGTGA
- the rpsO gene encoding 30S ribosomal protein S15: MALEGDRKKAIIEEYATHPGDTGSPEVQVAVMTRRIKDLTEHLKEHKHDHHSRRGLLLLVGQRRRLLGYLQAVDIERYRSLIERLGLRR, encoded by the coding sequence ATGGCGCTTGAAGGAGACCGTAAGAAGGCGATCATCGAAGAGTACGCAACCCACCCAGGTGACACCGGATCCCCCGAGGTCCAGGTGGCGGTCATGACCCGCCGCATCAAGGACCTCACCGAGCACCTCAAGGAGCACAAGCACGACCACCACTCGCGTCGTGGCCTGCTGCTCCTGGTCGGACAGCGTCGCCGCCTCCTCGGCTACCTCCAGGCCGTCGACATCGAGCGCTACCGCTCGCTGATCGAGCGCCTCGGACTCCGCCGCTAG